gcttgaaattcttaatcaGAAGTAACTAGATACGACGGTTAGATATTGTGATAATATGTCAACTATTAAGTTGTCTAAAAATCCTAGCGTGGCACGAAAGGAGTAAACATATCGATGTTCGATTTCATTTCTTGTGTGATTTGTGTAAAGAAGACATTATTGAACACAATTTTTCCGAAGTGATGAACAAGTCGCAGACCAATTCACAAAGCCCTTGAAACAATTCGAGAAGCAtagaagaaagatggaggtgtgcagaatccaagatgtagttgaagaagatgaagtgaaGTTCTAAACTGATCTCTGCAGAATTCCGTTTAAGGGAGGGTGTTGAAGGGTCACTTGTAGATACATGTATAAGGACATGTTTGAATAGATACACGTAGGTTGTTtagttcataattaattaggtGCATGTCTTGTGGATAATGAATGGTCCTAGGGAATGTCCCAAATtaccctatatatatatatatatacagaatCAATCCCAAAGatattagagaagaaaagtttCGAGAGAATCATCTGTATAGgtagtttcattcttcttatATATTGGGAGAGATTTGTGTCTATTGACTCAACATGAATGGAATCATGGAGAATCttgttaaataatatatttaaatatctaatatattaaaatataatatcttatacaaatcacatttaaatattataaaatatcatagtatcatttaattaatttgaatcttgttcaaatttcaaattttaaataatttttactttaatatattttaatatttaatgtatcaaatacaataaatgtattttttttcattttaatatatctaaaatattaaatattaatctaaatactttaattttttttttcattcaatttttagTGTTAGTAAGTGGACCTTGTGCACCTatcaatacaaaattaattaagtaaactatttaattaatcaattttcattcgtcactccactatagacTTAGAGTTGCACTCTGATGCATTGTAAAATAAGTTATGTCCATACTCTTATGCATGGTAAGATAAGTTATgtccattgaagaagaatgaaacttcattgttataaattttgggttgattaCAATGTAgagtaaattaatatattttaagattttttactTATTGTAAAGTTACATTTACATTAGTGGCTAACTATAGTAATAAAGTATACATCATCACTCATTATggttataaaatatgaatgttacaaaCTCTTGAAATACCTAATGGAAGATCAAGTGTTTCATTTTGAActtatataaagccatgtatgttttattttgaacttatatatgtagtttaggttgcatgtagaattattcaagctcgacatgatcaatcttacttgtgggtggagtgatttgaatctcaaacaagtgttcttgccttgagatattcgatcaacaaggtaatctaaATCTTATTCCCTTGTAGTAATTCATTATCATTTGCATCAGAGCTTTCCATTGGGCTAATTCCATATCATAATCCTTCCCTTCTTGGTCcaatcttatacaaactcattgtatatgATAGCACCACTCACATATCTtcacatgaacgatttggatcaaatcatttgtaacgattacaaaaTAGACTGTATGAATAGTGTTACTAGGATTAGGTActaccttatccatatactatagatctTTTAGCTTATTGCTTGAATACGAATCATTTtatatgtcaaccacatacagttcaagattatattaataatcttggattttcatacgatgaataatattaaattataaataaaacaataaaattattattaaaaataaaataattaattatgaggCGTAAGAACATAAATGCCAACAAAATCCAACTTTCATTATCAATACATTGGTGACATCAGCTTAAGCCAATCAGATAAGTAACTTTACTGTTCGAGTTAGATAAGTAACCTTGCTGTTCGAGTTAGCCAATCGACTTAAGCCCGTACATGTACCATATTATTTATGCAATGTGTATGTGTTCTATGTACtatatgtatgcatgtgatATCCATTACCCTTGTAACAACGgctaaaaaaagttaataaaatgataaataaagcaaaatcaattaattaattaatcaattaaaaagagagaaaaaaaaaaaaaagagaaagccattggaaaaaacaaataattcccTCCATNaaaaaaaaaaaaaaaaaaaaaaaaaaaaaaaacaacatataAAATGGATAGTAATGTAACAAAAACTACACGTCTTTTGTTTCAAGACTACTTTTTCGTATCtttatgaatcaaataatctctctatgatattttaaccaatCTTCTCAAATGAGACCATCCGTAGTTGCtgcaaaaaaaacaaaacaaaaattgccTCTAATGATGTTTATCGAGAGATATTGCAAATTCACAGGACGAGAGATTTCACTCTGCTATGAAGGTAAGTTATATTTCGagatcttcctttttctttttcttatatcCTAATATTTGccattatttagattttagttagCATTTTACTAACTTATCGGAAATCATGCCAGTATCAATAACATTTTATAACATACAATATCTTAAGTTATTGACGTCTGGAAACGATTGAGGTAGCACTACAAGAACTATAAAAATAGTGaaaagttggaaaaaaaaaaaagcgtaAAAGGTGAGTTATCACCTACCAAAGCTAAAATACATCAAAATGGGGTTGTAGGCTTCAACATACCTCGCTCGTGCCAAGCGGTAGGTCCAGAGGAGGGTACTGTCGAGCTAGGCCTAGGCCGTTAAGGGTAGCGCGTTGAGATGACTAGGTGGTATCGCCTTGTGGGAATGAGTAGAGGTCTCCTAAACAGGGTCTTTGTGCTGTAAACTCATCTTGAGAGGGGGTGAGGGACCACACAATTGAACGTAGTAATTGGCCGACACATGGTCGCTCCCCTAAATCTAGAGTGACTATATGACCCTGTGGAAGGGTTTGCCAATTAACCTTCCACATATGATGATCAGACTAGTAGATGTCATTTTGTCCTACCAAATTTTATTAAGGTAGCGCTCCGACACAAGATGTTGGTCATTCATTGTAGACAAAGTAAGCTACTTGAGTCAAATTACAGACATGTTAAACAACCTGCATAGACCCTGAGGGGGTAAGAATGAGACAAGAGAACTGTTCAAAACTTCGAGGCTTCTTTAGAGACTCAAATGACCAAGTCTGAACTTTCTAAGTCCCAAAGAAAAGCTCGTGGTAACTAATTATATTAAGGATGCGATGatagcctacaagtaggttgtttaatgagtatttttatactcaccccattctcctttttttttttctaggtgATTGCAGACTATTAGTTGAGGTAAGGGAGTACTCGAGAACTACGCAGTCATTGTGGATGTCGTCCCAGACATCAATCTTATCGGTTTATTTGGCtcttttgtatttgatttgattttgtattccGAACCATTCTTAATTtgcaaataattatttaacaaagtatttatttatttttaaattctataaataGTACATTTTATCtatgaatttctttatttcattattttcttcttatcaatacatttaaaaaataataattttcataaatttattttttacctaTGAATTCGgctaaaatattttgttaaaaaaaaatgaaactcaaGAGAAACAACGAAGCCCAATAAGGCCCAAGCCCACGAACTAGTTTGTTTCTCATGCAACAATTACACCTGAATCTATTCTCCCAATTCTAAACTCATTTATCCCTCTCTGAAGATCGGTTGATGAAATTTTCGCCTTCAGTTTTTGTGAGCTCAGGCGATTCCACTCGAAATGGCGATCCTCGAACAAGACCAGTTGGCTTCATTGACCACAGATCGCATCATTCGATCTCCTCGTCTTCTAGAAAACGAGATTCGGATCTTCAGGTCTCAGAATTTCTACTTTTTTGTTCATGTTCTGCGCCACAATACATCTTAATTAGGTCGAAGTTCCTCCGATGATGTTGTATAAATAGTGTGCGAGTATGTGTTTGGTGCCCTTGATTTGTGTGGGCGAGAGGTTGGATTGACAGAATATTTGTTGTAATGAGCTCAATTATGTGATGAATTTCGACTTCCTAATTTTGTATGCATCTTGTGATATATAAAATGTTTGATGGATATTGCCGTTTTTCTTTGATGAATGGTGATGGTATCTGATTTTGTTCGAATTTTGGGTTTTGAAGGAAGAGATGCAAAGGACGAATTTGGAGTGGTTTTCTTTCAAGGAAAAAATGTAAACGAGGACCAGGAGAAGATTAAACATAATAAGCAGCTACCTTACTCGGGAATATAGTTGAGTTAATTTCTCTCTTCCCATGTAGATTACATCTGTTCAATCATTCGGTCGGTCAATATAGTTAGAAATTGTATTAGTAGTTTTGAAAGCTGTGATTGAGTGAGTTGTAATATTTAGGGAATTTTGCAACCATTTACATACCGATGTAAAAGAAGTAGCTATTTTCAGAAAGAAGCAAACGTGAGAGTAACTAAGAACAATGAATCAATAAgagaaaataactttaaaaaacaGTGAACAAAcacatgtttttatttgtatttgttatAGAGAACATATTGCTGTTCTTAATACCAAATTTCAACCAAACACCCCCAATTTTTAATACGTCGTGATTTTGTTATGACGAGATAGAGTTCATTATTTAAGTCAGTAGATCACGGATTTTAttctataaaagaaatttgggGTATAACTTCTACCACTCTGGGTTTTATTCAATTTGagttgtttattttatttcaagttTTTATGTGCCTGAAATTTAACTCTACATATGATTTTGATGCTACCAGATTCTGGAAATGAACCCAGAAGATGAAGCTGAAGAGATGGTGCAAATATTGATCTTGACTCACAAAGAAATCGAAAATGTGTTGCGTTAAACGCACCTACTCGCCAGGTGATTTACTATTCTGCTTTTATAGATAACCTTATAGCTATCAGAGAAATAGCAATGAAACTCTAGAGAATTCTATTGCTCTATTTCCCAATGTAGTGGTGCTTTAATTCTTTAGGGATCAGGTTATGTATGCCATTTTTTACATATTCAAACAGGTATGGATATTTTGCGGGCTCCTCTCTTCAGAGATCcgatttttttctattttaggaCGCAGTGTTGTGATGGTCTGGTTACCTGGTTTTTATGATGTTGTTATGGTGTAGCACTATCACTAGTGCATTAGACTGAGATTAGTTggttacattttaaaatctaactTCATGGTGCATTTAAAGACACTTTGTTCTTTATTGTGAAAATGTCATACTTGCATCAATTTATGGctcatgctttttttttttaactagaTGAGAGTTCTGATTCGTTCTATTCATTTAAGCTCTGGACCATGTGAAATCCCAGTGTGTTTTGTTTTGACTGCAGACAATCTTTTGACCTGTTGATGGGATTGTTGATTCCAACAAATTAAAACCTCGTGATTTAGTTGACAGTTACCTGATCTTGGACACACTCTACCTGATCTTGGACACACTCTACCATCTGGGTACGATTCTAGAGTCGAGGCAATGGACGTTGATGAAAAACATTAGAGGGCTGGAGAAGCAGGCAAGTCTCTAGCTTTCTCTAGGCATGCCTTATATGAACAATGAACATGCATTTGTTTTCGTCACATAATTGAGCATGTATCTACCCATTTATCATACAATTCCACACATGTTCTTTTTATGCATAACTTTCATTTTAGACcataaaatacaattttagtGATTTGAAGTTGAATGTATAATTTCAATCGTGTTATCTTCTTATTCTTCGTGTTATTTTACTTGCCTATTCTTCGTCATTCGAAAAATATACACCCAAAAGCGAAACAAGGATGATAAAATAATGCATgccatatattatattatagtaTATTGTATTTTGGGATTGGGGGCATACAGTTGATGTAAATTAGCttagaatataaaaaagaaaaagagaagtatTGCGAGCAGAAAAAGATGGGATTCCTTCAGCACTTGACTTCCTTCAACCCATAGGCAATATAGATAAATGTAGGATCAGTCGCCCCTTCTTTGTAGTATGCAAAAACCAGAGCTGCATCATCATGCATGCCTTCCCCCACAAAGCTGCATTCAATTCAACCCATTTGAGCTTAATAACCAAACTTCTTGATGTGTCCTAACAATAAACAAAGCTTTAACTTACAATTGGAGGTCATTGATCTTGCTCAGCAGGAACTTGGTTGCCTCTGGAATGTGCTTCTTAAACACCTCTTGTTTCTCTTCATCCAGTTTGGGAGTTAGAAGCTTTATGTATCTTTTCATGTATGTGATAAACTGCTTCTTGTCAAATGGAGGTTGTTCCTGCCAATATATATGCCCACACACACAACACTCCTCTCTTACCCAATTCATTCAAAACCAAACTATATaccaatgaaatgaaaaacacAACTCTTTCTTACCTGAAGTCTGAAGGTGTCGACAATATCCACAACCTTCACAGCTTCTTCATCCACgcattcatcttcttcacctcCTTCTGCAGACGGGTTCGCCCCAATGTCTACGTCCACTGCTCCTTGTACAATCCACTGTTATCCAAATGTCAAATTACCCAGAATAAGAAACTCCagacaaataaacaaaacacaGGGATTAAACTCGTGTCGGTATCGAAAAAACTTCATCTATGATTCGTTATTAGTTGAATCAATAGACTTGCAGATTACTAGAAGAATATGTCAGTTTCCTTACCTTTCCTTCCACTTCCCACAACATCTCATTCTCAATCTCCTTGTATGGGAAGGAGTCTGACAGAAGTTCATCACCTGAGTTCATTAATGGAGTCTAGTCAAGCACACAAACAGAACACCTAAAAGCTCCAAACTAATCCAAACTTCACCATTGAATGATCCAATACATAAAGAAGGATAAAATTTCTTGGGGGAGCAAGATTGGGAGCAACAGTAAGAGCGAAACAGAAACGAAGAAGGATGCAAAGGGGGAATTGAAGAAGGAGAGGGGGGAAGTACCTGTAAGTTGGTCCTGGTAGACGATCATGGTTGCAAACAAAATTGGAGGAGGGAGAGAATGGAAGAATAAAGGGAGAGTGGAAaaggtgaagaaagaaagagagcgTAAGGAGAACGCTAGGGGCGGTGAATGTTTATAGGCacagagaaggaagaaaccGAATCGAAGTGGGATTCTGAATTTGGTCCTTAATATACAAAATTGATGTTCAAAACACTAACAAAAACTAGTAAGCTCTTAAGATTTGCCATTTAAAATGGTgtattataattattcttttaatagaTTTGTTAGGATTTAGTCAATATAAGAATATGTGACACatctaatataatattcttttaaaatatgatatattaataataataaaaaagttatttttatgaaagcgataatgaaattaaaaaaaaatatattgtaaccAAGATAAGATtcacatttgaaaaaaaaaggataagaTGGTATATTTACAACATGCGATTGGTGTGTGTATATCCCTCTAACATTTATAGAACggatgaaattaataaacgaaaaaaataGCAAACTTTACAAATAATAAACTTAACAACCCACTAACGTTATCACATAACATAGTGATACACTTGTCTTAAAAATAACCAAGTTTTTCCAAAACTCTCCTCATCCTCACCCCTCGACAAGCACAAGAGGCAGTTGCCACAAACTTTACTTTAGTAGTGGACAAAGCAACTACATGTTTCTTGGAGGACCAACACACAACTCCATACATGTTTCTTGGAGGACCAACACACAACTCCATCACtgagtagaaacacataacCAAAAGTGCTTTTCATATCATCTATATCTCCTCCATAATCACTGTCAATATATGCTATCAACTCTCTATTACCCACTCTTCGATAAAGGACTTCCAAGTCTACATTACCTTTTGAGTATCTCAACACCTTTTTTGCCGCTTGCAAATGCAACTTAGTTGGACTTGGCATAAATCTGCTAATGAGAGACACTACATACATTAAATTCGGCCTTGATGCAGTTAGATCATATTGACTTTCAATCAATTGTTTGTACACAGTAGCATTGACCTTTGCTCCTTCTTCATCCTTTGTCAGTCTAACCCCAGGAATAGTATGATTCTTCACACTATTACTCTTCTTCATCCTAAACTTTTCCGAAACTTCTTTTGTGTACTTTCTTTGATATAAATGCCtttatgattttgaaaaaCCTCTACActgagaaaatatttcatttttccccAAATCAAtcctttcaaattcaagtttcATAGAATTCTTGAACTTAACACACATGTTCTCGTCATTACTAGTAAAAATTAGATCGTCAACATATAGatcaacaatcaaactttgaCCTTAATCTCTTGTTGGTATGAATAAAGTATTGTCATAGTTACACCTCTCAAATCCTTTAATAAAATGTGCTTCAATTCAACTGTACCATACACCTGGGGCTTGTTTAAGGCCATATATTGCCTTCTTCCATCTATACACCTTGTACTCTTCACCTTTTTCTCATAACCTTGTGGTTGCTCAACAAACACGACTTCATTTAACTAGTGCAAACACCTCGGTATAGTCTATACCATGTTGTCGTGCATACCCTTTTGCCACCAACCTAGCCTTATACTTGTCAACTTCGCCATTTTCGTTAagtttagttttaaaaaccctTCACTCcaatcttcttccttcttttagGCAAATCTGCCCATTCacaagttttatttttttcaatggcttCTATCTTCAAGTCCATTGCAACTCCCCATTTTGAGCTTTGAACAACTTCTTCAAAAGTAGTCGGATCTGTAGTTGTGGTTAATAGAACTAAATTGATGTGTTCGGCTTCTTCAAAAAATTTTCCTCCGCTCACATAATCTTTCATCCACAATGGTGCTCTTTTGTTCCTCCCTTCTAGTATGCTTTCTTCAGATGACTCACTAGAAGATATATTAAct
This sequence is a window from Cucurbita pepo subsp. pepo cultivar mu-cu-16 chromosome LG04, ASM280686v2, whole genome shotgun sequence. Protein-coding genes within it:
- the LOC111793977 gene encoding translationally-controlled tumor protein homolog yields the protein MIVYQDQLTGDELLSDSFPYKEIENEMLWEVEGKWIVQGAVDVDIGANPSAEGGEEDECVDEEAVKVVDIVDTFRLQEQPPFDKKQFITYMKRYIKLLTPKLDEEKQEVFKKHIPEATKFLLSKINDLQFFVGEGMHDDAALVFAYYKEGATDPTFIYIAYGLKEVKC